A genomic stretch from Streptomyces venezuelae ATCC 10712 includes:
- a CDS encoding alpha/beta hydrolase, producing the protein MTSTDRNTSPDRSAGPEPADDPPTGPDTDTGPGPGTGPGAGTGTGTGTGISPRRGTRAASVGRRAADRLLAFARRPYWDRPDPAYRIRRWPDLVALCFATVFFWSSLTPSLVPRPWYLQGLVGGITAVIGYALGSGLAWLYRALAPWRPPEWFRTRCWQAYWLLSPVLAVWLISESARMQRQLRVLQGLPPALTWHTPMIALIALGLLLAALLVARAVRLGAVTLIRLLGRLLPRPVAFAVGAVLSTLVVLVGVRDIVFDRGVVDLADRIAEATNGGTKDGIRRPASRFVSGGPGSLIPWTDLGYQGRNFTGSTPTRATLTAWTGRPARAPVRVYIPSALPAAFDDGSPFAAQARLAVRELDRTGAFDRAVLAVAGTTGTGWVDPNVAEALEYMYGGDTAIVAVQYSYLPSWVSFLVDKEKAGQATRALLDAVRDRLGTLPADRRPKLVVTGESLGAYAVEASFEGADDLLASTDGALLMGAPNFSPISREIRRDRDPGSPVWRPQYRGGTRIRFAQFPETDLARPASAWGHPRAVYLQNASDPVVWWSPDLLLSRPAWLDEPLGPDITPEISWFPFVAFWQTSVDMAVSYGVDAPHGHRYGAGAVDGWAAVLPPPGWTDADTRRLRAFIAHRPAAY; encoded by the coding sequence ATGACCTCGACCGACCGGAACACCAGCCCCGATCGGTCCGCCGGACCCGAACCCGCCGACGACCCGCCCACCGGCCCGGACACCGACACAGGACCAGGACCAGGCACAGGACCAGGCGCAGGCACAGGCACAGGCACAGGCACAGGCATCTCACCCCGCAGGGGCACCCGTGCCGCGTCGGTCGGCCGGCGCGCCGCCGACCGGCTGCTCGCCTTCGCGCGGCGCCCCTACTGGGACCGCCCCGACCCCGCGTACCGCATCCGACGGTGGCCCGACCTCGTCGCGCTCTGCTTCGCCACCGTCTTCTTCTGGTCGAGCCTCACGCCCTCCCTCGTGCCCCGCCCCTGGTACCTCCAGGGGCTCGTCGGCGGCATCACCGCCGTCATCGGGTACGCCCTCGGCTCCGGGCTCGCCTGGCTCTACCGGGCCCTCGCGCCGTGGCGGCCGCCCGAGTGGTTCCGCACCCGCTGCTGGCAGGCGTACTGGCTGCTCAGCCCGGTCCTCGCCGTCTGGCTCATCTCCGAGAGCGCCCGGATGCAGCGTCAGCTGCGGGTCCTCCAGGGACTGCCGCCCGCCCTCACCTGGCACACCCCGATGATCGCCCTGATCGCGCTCGGCCTGCTGCTCGCCGCCCTCCTCGTCGCCCGCGCCGTACGCCTCGGGGCCGTCACCCTGATCCGGCTGCTCGGCCGGCTCCTGCCCCGCCCCGTCGCCTTCGCCGTCGGCGCCGTCCTGTCCACCCTCGTCGTCCTCGTCGGCGTCCGCGACATCGTCTTCGACCGCGGGGTCGTCGACCTCGCCGACCGCATCGCCGAGGCCACCAACGGCGGCACCAAGGACGGCATCCGCCGCCCCGCCTCCCGGTTCGTCTCCGGCGGACCCGGCTCCCTCATCCCCTGGACGGACCTCGGCTACCAGGGCCGCAACTTCACCGGCTCCACACCCACCCGCGCCACCCTCACCGCCTGGACGGGCCGCCCCGCCCGGGCCCCCGTCCGCGTCTACATACCCTCCGCGCTGCCCGCCGCCTTCGACGACGGCAGCCCCTTCGCCGCCCAGGCCCGGCTCGCCGTCCGCGAACTCGACCGCACCGGCGCCTTCGACCGCGCGGTGCTCGCCGTCGCCGGGACCACCGGCACCGGCTGGGTCGACCCGAACGTCGCCGAGGCCCTGGAGTACATGTACGGGGGCGACACGGCGATCGTCGCCGTCCAGTACTCGTACCTCCCCAGCTGGGTCTCCTTCCTCGTCGACAAGGAGAAGGCCGGCCAGGCCACCCGCGCCCTCCTCGACGCCGTGCGCGACCGGCTCGGCACCCTGCCCGCCGACCGGCGGCCCAAGCTCGTCGTCACCGGTGAGAGCCTCGGCGCCTACGCCGTGGAGGCCTCCTTCGAAGGCGCCGACGACCTGCTCGCCTCCACCGACGGCGCCCTCCTCATGGGCGCCCCCAACTTCTCCCCGATTTCCCGCGAGATCCGCCGCGACCGCGACCCCGGCAGCCCCGTCTGGCGCCCCCAGTACCGGGGCGGCACGCGGATCCGCTTCGCCCAGTTCCCGGAGACCGACCTGGCCCGCCCGGCGAGCGCCTGGGGACACCCGCGCGCGGTCTACCTGCAGAACGCCTCCGACCCCGTCGTCTGGTGGTCGCCCGACCTCCTGCTCAGCCGCCCCGCCTGGCTCGACGAACCCCTCGGCCCCGACATCACCCCCGAGATCAGCTGGTTCCCCTTCGTCGCCTTCTGGCAGACCTCCGTGGACATGGCCGTCTCGTACGGAGTCGACGCCCCGCACGGCCACCGCTACGGGGCGGGGGCCGTCGACGGCTGGGCGGCCGTCCTCCCGCCGCCCGGCTGGACCGACGCCGACACCAGGCGCCTGCGTGCCTTCATCGCCCACCGCCCGGCGGCGTACTGA